One genomic region from Saprospiraceae bacterium encodes:
- a CDS encoding ribbon-helix-helix protein, CopG family, whose translation MSTFTSNLPDELLEKLALKAKALSLPKNKLIEAALKLYLDHLERAEYIISFKKAAKDVDVIKMAEEGMMDYLNQLDL comes from the coding sequence ATGTCCACTTTTACCAGTAATTTGCCGGATGAGCTCTTGGAGAAACTTGCTTTAAAAGCTAAAGCGCTGTCTTTACCTAAAAATAAACTGATTGAAGCGGCCCTGAAGTTATATCTGGATCATTTGGAAAGAGCTGAGTATATCATATCCTTCAAAAAAGCAGCTAAGGATGTAGATGTGATCAAAATGGCTGAAGAAGGGATGATGGACTACTTGAATCAGTTGGATCTATGA
- a CDS encoding DNA polymerase III subunit alpha has product MYLNCHSYYSLRHGTLSPTELVTEAAALGHKILILTDINNTSASFEFLQACAKAGVRGLLGLEYRDTTYRYLYTGIAKNAEGWRELCGLLTDSSLKGEPLSAIAPPLQHCYIVYRSLPKTLEDFAPHEYYGVTPAEVGGLYSSALRQRADRLIAFPSVVHRNPEGYRVHKLMRCIDLNIVHTRLTPTDTASDSEYLQSTASLRAAYDRYPELLHRSESLIDQCEITLDSGTGVNRRTFTGNPGGDYELLTKLAREGCRRRYTASHRQAIDRTEKELQVIFKLGFAAYFLITWDIVRYARSAGYHHVGRGSGANSIVAYNLGITDVDPLELDLYFERFINPHRSSPPDFDIDFSWSERDDVTDYIFKRYGHAYTALLATYNTFKGRSIIRELGKVFGLPKNDIDIIVDEPLAADKHHPWAKHIFRFGKLIENFPNYLSIHAGGILISERPLNYHTAMQMMPKGFAITHFDMYGAEDLGFHKYDVLSQRGLGHIKDAVDIVKRNKRQSLDVHDVVKIKEDPNVRAQLRSGHCIGCFYIESPAMRGLLHKLRCDDYVHLVAASSIIRPGVAQSGMMREYIERFHHPEKIQYLHPVFEKNLKETYGVMVYQEDVMKIVHHFAGLDLDESDVLRRIMTGKKKSSDTFRRLQEKYFVNCKARGYSDALTQEVWRQIESFSGYSFCKAHSASFAVESFQSLFLKTYYPREFMVAVINNFGGFYNTELYVHEARMCGAIIHAPCVNHSTYLTTIYGDDVFIGLVHIQSLEQKVAARIVEERLEHGVFRSLEDFVQRIDISKEQLEILIRINAFRFTRMNKYELMWEKNMVHNPQVKYAQNGNFFPDASEQFALPALEEGRHEQAFDEIELLGFPLCSPFDLLDAPYIDQHTTGITATEMPKHYRKTVIMYGYYVTRKWVSTKNNKLMSFGTWVDREGRFFDTTHFPPSLEAYPFKGKGIYLIKGKVVDDFGFKSMEVVGMERLPYRKDERY; this is encoded by the coding sequence ATGTATCTCAACTGCCACAGTTATTATAGCCTTCGTCATGGCACCCTCTCCCCTACTGAGCTGGTCACAGAAGCCGCTGCCCTGGGGCATAAAATATTGATACTGACAGATATAAATAATACTTCGGCGAGTTTTGAGTTTTTGCAAGCTTGTGCCAAGGCAGGTGTAAGAGGGCTATTGGGCTTAGAGTACCGGGATACAACCTATAGGTATCTCTATACGGGTATCGCCAAAAACGCCGAGGGCTGGCGTGAACTCTGTGGGCTGCTGACTGACAGTTCACTCAAGGGCGAGCCTCTGTCGGCCATAGCTCCGCCGCTGCAACATTGTTATATCGTGTACAGATCATTACCCAAGACGCTGGAGGACTTTGCACCGCATGAATATTATGGGGTGACCCCTGCTGAGGTAGGTGGCTTGTACTCGTCCGCATTGAGACAACGTGCTGACCGGTTGATCGCCTTTCCATCAGTGGTACATCGCAATCCGGAGGGATACCGGGTGCACAAACTCATGCGTTGCATCGATCTGAATATCGTGCATACCCGACTGACCCCCACTGATACCGCATCCGACTCGGAGTATCTCCAATCTACTGCGTCACTCCGCGCCGCTTACGACCGATACCCCGAGCTCCTCCATCGCAGTGAATCCCTGATAGATCAATGTGAGATCACTCTCGACAGTGGTACCGGGGTCAATCGTCGCACCTTCACCGGCAACCCCGGCGGCGACTATGAGTTGCTCACCAAACTCGCACGCGAGGGATGTCGCCGTCGCTATACCGCCAGTCACCGGCAGGCTATCGATCGTACTGAAAAAGAACTGCAGGTGATCTTCAAACTCGGTTTTGCAGCCTATTTTCTCATCACCTGGGACATCGTGCGTTACGCGCGCAGTGCGGGCTACCACCATGTAGGGCGAGGTAGCGGGGCTAATAGTATCGTGGCCTATAACCTGGGCATCACCGATGTAGATCCCCTGGAACTCGACCTGTATTTTGAGCGATTCATCAATCCGCATCGATCATCTCCCCCCGACTTTGATATCGACTTCTCGTGGAGCGAGCGCGATGATGTGACCGATTATATCTTCAAACGCTATGGGCATGCCTACACAGCCTTACTGGCTACTTACAATACTTTTAAGGGAAGGTCGATCATCCGCGAGCTCGGCAAGGTATTTGGACTACCCAAAAACGACATAGATATCATCGTCGACGAACCACTCGCTGCAGACAAACACCATCCCTGGGCCAAGCATATCTTCCGCTTTGGTAAACTCATCGAAAACTTCCCCAATTACCTGTCTATCCATGCAGGAGGTATCCTCATCAGTGAGCGACCGCTCAACTATCATACGGCCATGCAGATGATGCCCAAGGGGTTTGCCATCACCCATTTTGACATGTATGGGGCAGAAGATCTGGGTTTTCATAAATACGATGTACTCAGCCAACGCGGCCTCGGTCATATCAAAGATGCTGTCGATATCGTCAAGCGCAACAAACGCCAGTCACTCGATGTGCACGATGTAGTCAAGATCAAAGAAGACCCCAATGTCAGAGCACAGTTGAGATCCGGGCACTGTATCGGTTGTTTTTATATCGAGTCACCGGCTATGCGCGGTCTGCTGCACAAGCTGCGATGTGATGATTATGTACACCTGGTGGCGGCGAGCTCAATCATCCGACCGGGCGTAGCACAGAGTGGAATGATGCGGGAGTACATTGAGCGATTTCACCATCCGGAGAAGATCCAGTACCTCCACCCTGTCTTTGAAAAAAATCTCAAAGAAACCTATGGCGTCATGGTATACCAGGAAGATGTGATGAAGATCGTACACCATTTTGCAGGGCTCGACCTCGACGAAAGTGATGTATTGCGGCGCATCATGACCGGTAAGAAAAAATCGAGCGATACCTTCCGGCGGTTGCAGGAAAAATATTTTGTCAATTGCAAAGCAAGGGGCTACAGCGACGCGCTCACCCAGGAGGTATGGCGACAGATCGAGAGCTTTAGTGGATATTCATTTTGTAAGGCGCATTCGGCGAGTTTTGCCGTGGAGAGTTTCCAGAGTTTGTTTTTGAAGACCTATTACCCGCGTGAATTCATGGTGGCGGTGATCAATAATTTTGGGGGCTTCTACAATACCGAGCTCTATGTACACGAGGCGCGTATGTGCGGCGCGATCATCCATGCCCCTTGCGTCAATCACAGCACCTATCTCACGACGATCTACGGGGATGATGTGTTTATAGGCCTGGTGCATATCCAGAGCCTGGAGCAAAAGGTGGCGGCGCGGATCGTCGAAGAGCGGCTTGAGCACGGCGTCTTCCGCAGCCTCGAAGACTTTGTACAGCGGATCGATATCAGCAAAGAGCAGTTGGAGATCCTCATCCGGATCAATGCCTTCCGGTTCACCCGCATGAACAAATACGAACTGATGTGGGAAAAAAACATGGTGCACAATCCACAGGTCAAATATGCGCAAAATGGAAATTTTTTCCCGGACGCCTCAGAGCAGTTTGCCCTGCCGGCCCTGGAAGAAGGCAGGCATGAGCAGGCATTTGATGAAATAGAATTGTTAGGTTTTCCACTGTGCTCCCCATTTGACCTCCTCGATGCCCCCTATATCGACCAACACACTACCGGTATCACTGCTACCGAAATGCCCAAACACTACCGCAAGACCGTGATCATGTACGGCTACTATGTGACACGCAAATGGGTGAGTACTAAAAACAATAAACTGATGAGCTTCGGCACCTGGGTAGACCGGGAAGGACGATTTTTTGATACGACTCATTTTCCGCCTTCCTTAGAGGCCTACCCGTTTAAAGGAAAAGGAATCTATTTGATCAAGGGGAAGGTGGTGGATGATTTTGGATTTAAGAGTATGGAGGTCGTGGGCATGGAGCGGTTACCATATAGGAAGGATGAGCGGTATTGA
- a CDS encoding DUF433 domain-containing protein, with product MDLSLLNRITTNPKVLSGKPIIRGMRISVIHILKMLSRGITEREILDEYPTLEKDDIRACLVYAAHVMDTKEEEAIHGMINLSS from the coding sequence ATGGATCTATCCCTATTAAATAGAATTACTACTAATCCTAAAGTATTGAGTGGCAAGCCGATCATTAGAGGCATGCGCATATCTGTAATTCATATTTTAAAAATGCTTTCCAGGGGCATCACAGAAAGAGAGATTTTGGATGAATATCCTACATTGGAAAAAGATGACATAAGGGCTTGTTTAGTCTATGCAGCCCATGTCATGGATACCAAGGAAGAAGAAGCAATTCATGGAATGATAAACCTATCATCGTAA
- a CDS encoding PIN domain-containing protein — MKDKFLLDTNIILYSFDKKDMRKKQIASDLIQKGLVDGLGRLSFQVIQEFINVSTKGKILTLKPEDILLYIQEILIPQCNIRPDIDFIIQSLHLKNHYNYSFYDSMILCAALAQDCSIIYSEDLHSGHKIKGLVIQNPFV, encoded by the coding sequence ATGAAAGATAAATTTTTACTCGATACTAATATTATATTGTATTCATTCGACAAGAAAGACATGCGAAAAAAACAAATCGCTTCTGACCTTATCCAAAAAGGACTTGTTGATGGTCTAGGCAGGTTGAGTTTTCAAGTGATTCAGGAATTTATAAATGTATCTACAAAAGGCAAGATATTAACGTTAAAACCAGAAGATATTCTATTATACATTCAGGAAATATTAATTCCGCAATGTAATATTCGTCCAGATATTGATTTTATAATTCAGTCCTTACATCTTAAAAATCATTATAATTATTCTTTTTATGATTCTATGATATTATGTGCTGCTTTGGCACAGGATTGCAGTATCATTTATTCTGAAGATTTACATTCTGGTCATAAAATAAAAGGCCTGGTTATTCAAAATCCTTTCGTTTAA
- a CDS encoding D-aminoacylase, protein MYIIRLVLLCALSLNFASAQNNILIKNGRILDGTGNSWYYSDLYVSNGIIQHIGKNLQFKADKIIDAHGLIVAPGFIDVHAHIEGGIMSKSTADNYLFDGVTTVVTGNCGNSAENLAEFFNRLDSLGVSINVASLVGHNTVRNQVMKMDARPPTTGEQKQMEVLVERGMKAGAVGLSTGLIYVPGTYSNTDEIIGLAKQSAKLGGVYASHIRNEGDSVEAAINEAITIGREANLPVEISHFKVTGKNNWGSSAKTLWMIEAARRSGVEVTVDQYPYTASSTNLHSRIPSWALAGGNDSLHIRLQSAAIKSNIIKEMSEDLKQMRFTDYTYAVVAYCSHDTSLNGKNIHEINLKWKRPATIESEINTLLDIADHGGAQMVYHQMSEEDVRNIMQSPYNMIGADGGVQTFGRGVPHPRSYGTNSRVLGKYVREEKVLSLEEAVRRMTSLPAQKFGFKERGLLREGYKADIVLFDPEKVSDKATYEKPHAYAEGFEAVIVNGQLTIWDRQHTGAKGGKVILGPAKEKS, encoded by the coding sequence ATGTATATCATCAGATTAGTCTTGCTTTGTGCCTTAAGCCTAAACTTTGCCTCCGCACAAAATAATATCCTTATAAAAAACGGTCGCATCCTGGATGGTACAGGCAATAGCTGGTACTACAGTGATCTATATGTATCCAATGGCATCATTCAACACATCGGTAAAAATCTTCAATTCAAAGCAGACAAAATAATTGATGCGCATGGCCTGATTGTCGCCCCGGGTTTTATCGATGTACATGCGCATATCGAGGGAGGCATCATGAGTAAATCCACTGCCGATAATTATTTGTTTGATGGAGTGACTACTGTCGTTACAGGCAATTGTGGTAACTCGGCTGAAAACCTGGCTGAGTTTTTTAATCGCCTCGATAGCTTGGGAGTCTCTATCAATGTGGCATCTCTGGTAGGACACAATACGGTCCGTAATCAAGTCATGAAAATGGATGCCCGTCCTCCTACTACAGGCGAACAAAAACAAATGGAAGTTTTGGTAGAAAGAGGGATGAAAGCAGGGGCAGTCGGATTATCGACAGGACTTATTTATGTACCCGGCACCTACTCCAATACAGACGAAATCATTGGGTTGGCCAAACAAAGTGCCAAACTAGGCGGCGTCTATGCTTCCCATATACGCAATGAAGGCGATTCTGTAGAAGCAGCGATCAATGAAGCCATCACGATCGGAAGGGAAGCAAACCTCCCAGTAGAAATATCCCACTTTAAAGTCACCGGTAAAAATAATTGGGGTAGCTCTGCTAAAACTCTGTGGATGATAGAAGCTGCACGACGCTCAGGAGTGGAAGTTACCGTAGATCAGTATCCCTATACCGCGAGCAGCACCAATCTACATTCGAGGATACCTTCATGGGCTTTGGCCGGTGGCAATGACAGTCTGCACATCCGACTTCAATCTGCAGCGATCAAATCCAACATCATAAAGGAAATGTCTGAAGATTTAAAACAAATGAGATTTACCGATTACACCTACGCCGTAGTAGCTTATTGCAGCCATGACACTTCCTTAAATGGAAAAAATATACATGAAATCAATCTTAAATGGAAAAGACCAGCCACAATAGAAAGCGAAATCAATACCCTGCTGGACATCGCAGATCATGGTGGAGCTCAGATGGTCTACCACCAGATGAGTGAGGAGGATGTGCGCAATATTATGCAATCACCTTACAATATGATTGGTGCTGATGGAGGAGTGCAGACCTTTGGTCGTGGTGTACCCCACCCCAGGTCATATGGTACCAACTCGAGAGTACTTGGCAAATATGTGCGGGAAGAAAAGGTCCTATCCCTCGAAGAAGCTGTGCGCAGGATGACCTCATTGCCGGCCCAAAAATTTGGCTTTAAAGAGCGGGGGTTATTGAGAGAAGGATATAAAGCAGATATCGTCCTTTTCGATCCAGAGAAAGTAAGCGACAAAGCCACCTATGAAAAACCACATGCTTATGCAGAGGGATTCGAAGCTGTCATCGTCAATGGCCAACTCACCATATGGGACCGGCAGCATACCGGTGCAAAGGGTGGAAAAGTAATTTTGGGTCCGGCAAAAGAAAAAAGTTAA
- a CDS encoding SulP family inorganic anion transporter, giving the protein MNKSKHLIDSLIRHDLRSSITVFFVALPLCLGISLASNAPVFSGLIAGVIGGILVTLISKSGLSVSGPAAGLATICAATILELGSLEYFFMSVAMAGVIQIILGIFRLGGFTHFIPSAVIKGMLAAIGILLISKQIPLIIGYAKPDFWSNQLFNIITFDHGFMHLADLYQTSSAGVFITAVCSMLLMFGWNKYLSKKISFLPGSFIAVAIGILLAMGINLFLPVIKLQPNHFIQVPNDILSYIHLPDFSLLMRMDHTNSLIWKNAILIGFVASLETLLSIAAIDKLDPYNRITPNNRELIAQGAGNIVSGLLGGIPITAVIIRGSANAEAGAKTKMSAFLHGLWLLLAILVAIPLINKIPYCILAIILVRTGYNLAKPSMIMDVYRQGREQFFPFIFTVVAILFTDLLIGVLIGLIYAIYFLFKHTYQAGFQVKEINVGHHQKYIFDLDQNVNFLNKRRLSEALDKIPEYSEVEINGLESQYIDQDILEIIQDYRSKAHLRHVQFSTLGIKSVKTIELH; this is encoded by the coding sequence TTGAATAAATCAAAACATTTAATAGACAGCCTTATTCGTCACGATTTACGGTCAAGCATCACCGTATTTTTCGTTGCGCTGCCATTATGCCTTGGCATTTCATTAGCCTCTAATGCTCCTGTCTTTAGCGGGCTAATCGCGGGGGTGATTGGAGGCATTTTGGTCACCCTAATTAGCAAATCGGGGCTCAGCGTGAGTGGTCCTGCTGCCGGACTCGCTACGATCTGCGCTGCCACCATCCTTGAACTCGGCTCATTGGAATACTTTTTTATGTCGGTGGCCATGGCCGGCGTCATTCAGATTATCCTGGGCATTTTTAGATTGGGTGGCTTTACTCACTTTATTCCTTCTGCTGTCATCAAAGGCATGTTGGCTGCCATAGGGATACTATTGATCTCTAAGCAAATACCGCTCATCATTGGTTACGCCAAGCCTGATTTCTGGAGCAACCAATTGTTTAACATCATTACGTTTGATCATGGATTCATGCATTTAGCAGATTTGTATCAGACATCTTCAGCAGGGGTATTCATTACAGCGGTCTGTAGCATGCTGCTTATGTTTGGCTGGAACAAATACTTATCCAAAAAAATTAGTTTCCTGCCAGGTTCCTTTATAGCGGTGGCGATAGGGATTCTTCTGGCTATGGGCATCAATCTATTTTTGCCTGTGATCAAACTACAACCAAATCATTTTATCCAGGTACCCAACGATATATTGAGCTATATACATTTGCCTGATTTTTCTTTGTTAATGCGAATGGATCATACCAATTCGTTAATCTGGAAAAATGCAATTTTAATTGGATTTGTAGCCTCACTGGAAACACTGCTTTCCATCGCCGCTATAGACAAACTAGACCCTTATAACCGCATCACACCAAATAACCGTGAATTGATCGCACAGGGGGCCGGCAATATTGTCAGCGGGCTTTTAGGAGGGATACCAATCACCGCAGTGATCATCCGGGGTTCTGCCAATGCAGAAGCAGGAGCGAAAACAAAAATGTCGGCTTTTTTACACGGGTTGTGGCTTTTACTTGCCATCCTGGTGGCCATTCCCTTGATTAATAAGATTCCCTATTGTATCCTGGCGATCATTCTCGTTCGTACGGGTTATAATCTGGCAAAACCCAGCATGATCATGGATGTATACCGCCAGGGCCGGGAACAATTCTTTCCATTTATTTTCACGGTGGTTGCCATTTTATTTACTGATCTTTTGATAGGAGTATTGATCGGGCTGATTTATGCCATTTATTTTCTATTTAAACATACTTACCAGGCAGGATTTCAAGTCAAGGAAATAAATGTTGGTCATCATCAAAAATATATTTTCGATTTGGATCAAAATGTAAATTTTTTGAACAAAAGGAGATTATCAGAAGCTTTGGATAAAATTCCGGAATACAGTGAAGTTGAAATCAATGGACTTGAGAGTCAATACATCGATCAGGACATCCTGGAGATCATCCAGGATTATCGGTCTAAGGCACATCTCAGACATGTTCAATTTTCGACCTTAGGCATAAAATCGGTTAAAACGATCGAATTACATTAG
- the priA gene encoding primosomal protein N', giving the protein MPSINSLVSKLPGSNLFARVILPFNLDIEYSYHIPADLRDRVAPGIRVEVQFGRSKLYAGMVSEVYHELEVPARYKTILSVLDEAPIITPLQLKTWHWLADYYCCNVGEVMAAALPAAFKLDSESKISLHPDFEQDFSELDDQEYLIAEALSLHKAISVKEVQKILSKKSIKKVIDQMAAKGIIVVEEELASGLRDKKEEFIKLDPIYRGDPDFLVQALDLVTKSESQTQVMLAFIQYARPHHEISRKVLSEHVAVTTPVLKAMVKKGIFQLEKRKVKRNIATHLDTSLPPLSKDQVQAITEIKTSFDLGKNVTLLHGVTGSGKTRVYSEFIHDIVEQGGQVLYLLPEIALTGHLINRLRAVLGSNLYLYHSRISQRERIETWHAVMQGAPVVLAARSGIFLPFKNLQLLIVDEEHDPSYKQHDPDPRYQARDTAIWLASQCGAKVILGSATPSIDSWYHAMNKKYGYAMLNNRFSESPLPEFELVDLFIEHKMREEPFIISHVLHEAILRALRQKEQIILFQNRRGYAPQQHCSNCHWHAMCPNCDVSLTYHKYLNKLICHYCGYKRELFNACPDCGKSTIALKGFGTEKIEDELKRLYPAAQSRRLDLDTARSTANYQEILEQFENKGIDILVGTQMISKGLDFDHVALVGILQADSIFYYPDFRSNERAYQLITQVAGRAGRKDIKGRVILQAYNLNHPVIKYILNYDYEGLAKNELHDRQLSSYPPYSRLIEITVKHKKPELADQACLLMTRILQEKFGERILGPLLPGIPRLRNFYLRAVLIKMEKSGSLIREIKEAIKSAIRQVIKTPGFSSTRFNVDVDPG; this is encoded by the coding sequence ATGCCATCGATAAATAGTCTAGTGTCCAAATTGCCCGGGAGCAATCTTTTTGCCAGGGTGATTTTGCCATTTAACCTGGATATCGAATATTCTTACCATATACCTGCTGATCTTAGAGACAGGGTGGCTCCGGGGATCAGGGTTGAAGTACAATTTGGAAGAAGTAAATTGTATGCAGGAATGGTATCTGAGGTGTATCACGAGCTGGAAGTGCCTGCCCGATATAAAACGATTCTCTCTGTACTGGATGAGGCTCCTATCATCACACCATTACAATTAAAGACCTGGCATTGGCTGGCCGATTATTATTGTTGTAATGTAGGGGAAGTCATGGCGGCAGCCTTGCCCGCGGCTTTCAAACTGGATAGTGAGTCCAAAATCAGTTTGCATCCAGACTTTGAGCAAGATTTTTCAGAACTCGATGATCAGGAATATCTCATTGCTGAAGCACTATCACTGCACAAGGCCATCAGTGTAAAAGAGGTACAAAAAATATTAAGTAAAAAATCAATCAAAAAAGTCATTGATCAGATGGCTGCCAAAGGCATCATCGTGGTGGAAGAGGAATTAGCATCCGGCTTAAGAGATAAAAAAGAAGAGTTCATCAAACTTGATCCAATATATCGTGGAGATCCGGATTTTCTGGTCCAGGCACTCGACCTGGTGACTAAGTCAGAATCCCAGACGCAGGTGATGCTGGCCTTCATCCAATATGCCAGACCCCATCATGAGATCAGTCGCAAAGTATTGTCAGAGCATGTGGCAGTGACGACCCCGGTGCTCAAAGCAATGGTTAAAAAAGGGATTTTCCAATTAGAAAAACGAAAAGTCAAACGAAACATAGCCACTCATCTGGATACCAGTCTGCCGCCACTTTCAAAAGATCAGGTCCAGGCTATCACTGAAATCAAAACCTCTTTTGATTTGGGCAAAAACGTAACCCTGCTCCATGGTGTGACAGGTAGCGGTAAGACCAGGGTATACAGTGAGTTTATTCATGATATAGTAGAGCAAGGAGGGCAAGTGCTGTACCTCCTGCCTGAAATAGCGCTGACCGGACATCTGATCAATAGATTGCGTGCTGTGTTGGGCAGCAATCTTTATTTGTACCACTCCAGGATCAGTCAACGGGAAAGAATAGAGACCTGGCACGCCGTCATGCAAGGGGCACCTGTAGTATTAGCCGCGAGATCGGGCATATTTTTGCCATTTAAAAATCTGCAGCTCCTCATTGTCGATGAAGAACATGATCCTTCCTACAAACAGCACGACCCGGATCCCCGATATCAGGCACGAGACACTGCTATCTGGCTGGCCAGTCAATGTGGGGCCAAAGTAATCCTGGGCAGTGCGACACCCTCTATTGATTCCTGGTATCATGCTATGAATAAAAAATATGGCTATGCCATGCTTAATAATCGGTTTAGTGAATCGCCCTTGCCAGAATTTGAATTGGTCGACCTCTTTATCGAGCACAAGATGAGGGAGGAACCATTCATCATTAGTCATGTCTTACACGAAGCGATATTGCGGGCATTGCGACAAAAAGAACAGATCATATTGTTTCAAAACAGGCGGGGATATGCACCTCAACAACATTGCTCTAACTGTCACTGGCATGCCATGTGCCCCAATTGTGATGTCAGCCTCACGTATCACAAGTATCTTAATAAGTTAATTTGTCACTATTGTGGTTATAAAAGAGAGTTGTTTAATGCCTGCCCGGATTGTGGCAAATCCACCATTGCACTCAAAGGATTTGGTACGGAGAAAATAGAAGACGAACTTAAACGATTATATCCTGCCGCCCAATCACGCAGATTGGACCTGGACACAGCAAGATCCACAGCCAATTACCAGGAGATTCTCGAACAATTTGAAAATAAAGGAATCGATATCCTCGTAGGGACCCAGATGATCAGCAAGGGGCTGGATTTTGACCATGTAGCGCTAGTAGGTATTTTACAAGCAGATAGCATATTTTATTATCCTGACTTCAGGTCCAATGAGAGAGCATATCAATTGATCACCCAGGTAGCAGGCCGGGCTGGTCGCAAGGATATCAAAGGCCGCGTGATTCTCCAGGCATATAATCTCAATCATCCGGTGATCAAATACATCCTCAACTATGATTATGAGGGATTGGCTAAAAATGAATTGCACGACAGGCAGTTGTCTTCTTATCCCCCCTATTCCAGGTTGATCGAAATTACGGTCAAGCATAAAAAACCTGAATTGGCTGACCAGGCTTGTCTTCTGATGACCAGGATACTGCAGGAAAAATTTGGTGAAAGAATATTAGGACCCTTATTGCCCGGCATACCGCGATTGAGAAATTTTTATTTGAGAGCAGTGTTGATCAAAATGGAAAAAAGCGGGTCATTGATCAGAGAGATAAAAGAGGCTATTAAATCAGCTATCCGGCAAGTAATCAAGACACCTGGTTTTTCCTCAACGAGGTTCAATGTAGATGTGGATCCTGGTTAA
- a CDS encoding trypsin-like serine protease: MKIILFILLTVPWGVIRHGIDKSKSLALAAQPEFACVGMFTQDRRIKGSCVLIHPRMALTAAHTLDKTHDRSPLYVEFGSTEILIDSFSIHPLYRQNKDADLAILYLSSSKSDLQLPKLNRSKKEIGQIGTSVGYGNFSVANNPKDIVESGRLKSAGNNMIDSLAGRLLPNGLSPHVYADFDSPDGPDFNRSGSAVCLDMEYGLDGGDSGGGMFYKIKGNAVLAGINAIQNKHIADIIRTRSFYGSSSQWVRVSVFRKWIKQQIKQYEKFNRTI, translated from the coding sequence TTGAAAATAATACTCTTCATATTACTGACCGTGCCCTGGGGAGTCATCCGACATGGCATAGATAAGTCAAAAAGTTTAGCCCTGGCAGCACAGCCAGAATTTGCCTGCGTAGGCATGTTTACCCAGGATAGAAGAATAAAAGGGAGTTGTGTCCTCATTCATCCACGAATGGCTTTGACTGCTGCGCATACGCTGGACAAAACGCATGATCGTAGTCCTTTGTATGTAGAATTTGGTTCGACTGAAATATTGATCGACTCCTTTAGTATACATCCTTTGTACCGCCAGAACAAAGATGCTGATCTGGCCATACTATATTTGTCCTCCTCCAAATCTGATCTGCAACTACCCAAATTGAACCGTTCAAAAAAGGAAATCGGGCAGATAGGTACCTCGGTTGGTTATGGAAATTTTAGCGTAGCCAATAATCCCAAAGACATCGTCGAATCAGGTCGTCTAAAGTCTGCAGGCAATAACATGATTGATTCCTTGGCGGGAAGACTGTTGCCAAACGGACTATCACCTCACGTTTATGCCGACTTTGATTCTCCTGACGGGCCTGATTTTAATCGAAGCGGCAGTGCAGTGTGCCTTGACATGGAGTATGGGTTGGATGGAGGAGACAGTGGTGGAGGTATGTTCTATAAAATTAAAGGTAATGCAGTATTGGCTGGTATCAATGCTATTCAAAACAAACATATCGCTGATATCATTAGGACCAGGTCGTTTTATGGCAGTTCGAGCCAGTGGGTCCGGGTCTCTGTTTTTAGAAAATGGATTAAGCAACAAATAAAGCAATATGAGAAATTTAATCGTACCATTTAG